A DNA window from Mariprofundus aestuarium contains the following coding sequences:
- a CDS encoding LuxR C-terminal-related transcriptional regulator, with protein sequence MERYHIQLISESSLIRHGLLCLLNKEQGFSLMPQVKCSPPSCYKACSTRETDLIIMDITSGTHSCIDCIRQIAKRHPKVNILVLIWQEHYSFVNEAINNGAKGVLSMEADPPLFIEAIQTVAAGRQFIEPSLTQAIAEVPYRNVSNPFDLLSPREKTVLLLILKGQDTVSCASRLLISKKTVANHYTRIKKKLAVNDLGQLTLLAIRHKFILP encoded by the coding sequence ATGGAGAGGTATCATATTCAGCTTATCAGTGAATCAAGCCTGATTCGTCATGGTTTGCTTTGCCTGCTGAATAAAGAACAGGGCTTCAGCCTGATGCCTCAAGTAAAATGCTCACCGCCAAGCTGCTATAAGGCTTGTAGCACCCGCGAAACCGATTTGATTATCATGGACATCACTTCTGGTACACACAGCTGTATTGATTGCATCCGTCAGATTGCCAAACGTCATCCAAAGGTAAATATTCTGGTTCTTATTTGGCAGGAGCACTATTCGTTTGTTAATGAAGCGATTAATAATGGTGCCAAAGGGGTGCTTTCGATGGAAGCAGACCCGCCATTGTTCATAGAGGCCATACAAACAGTTGCAGCAGGCAGGCAGTTCATTGAACCCAGCCTGACACAGGCTATCGCAGAGGTGCCTTATCGTAATGTCTCCAATCCATTTGATCTGCTTTCGCCAAGGGAAAAAACGGTGCTGCTATTGATACTAAAAGGTCAAGACACCGTCAGCTGTGCTAGCAGGTTGCTCATCAGCAAAAAGACAGTTGCCAATCATTATACCCGAATCAAGAAAAAACTGGCTGTTAATGATTTGGGCCAACTTACACTCTTGGCGATCCGCCACAAATTCATACTCCCTTAG